CGCGGGTCGAAGACGTGAACCGGAGCCGGACTGAGCCTGCCGATTATGCCAAACGTAGGGCCCCGGGAGGAAATTCCCCGGGGCGCCGACGTCAGTCGTCGAGTGCCCCCGGTGCGGTCTTCGCCACATTCATGAGGAACTCGATGTTCGTCTTGGACTTCTTGAGCCGGTCGATGAGCAGATCGATCGCCTGGTGCGAATCGAGGCCGGAAAGCACGCGGCGGAGCTTGTGCACCACGGCGAACTCGTCGGGGCTCATGAGCAGCTCGTCCTTGCGGGTACCGGACGGGTTGACGTCGACCGCCGGGAACACGCGCCGCTCGGCGATCTTCCGGTCGAGCTTGAGCTCGGCGTTACCCGTGCCTTTGAACTCCTCGAAGATCACTGTGTCGCCGGTGGAACCGGTCTCGACCATCGCGGTGGCGATGATCGTGAGCGATCCGCCGTTCTCGATGTTGCGGGCGGCACCGAGGAAACGCTTCGGCGGGTACAGCGCGGTCGAGTCGACACCACCGGAGAGGATGCGTCCGGATGCCGGCGACGAGTTGTTGTACGCGCGGCCGAGACGGGTGATGGAGTCGAGGAGCACCACGACGTCCTGGCCCATCTCCACGAGACGCTTCGCACGCTCGATGGCGAGCTCGGCGACCGAGGTGTGATCCGACGGCGGCCGGTCGAAGGTCGAGGCGATGACCTCACCCTTCACCGAACGCTGCATGTCGGTGACCTCTTCGGGACGCTCGTCGACGAGCACGACCATCAGGTAGCACTCGGGGTTGTTGACGGCGATCGCGTTAGCGATGTCCTGGAGGACGGTGGTCTTACCGGCCTTCGGCGGCGACACGATGAGTGCACGTTGACCCTTACCGATCGGCATGACCAGGTCGATCACGCGCGTGGTGAGGATGTTCGGCTGGGTCTCGAGGCGCAGTCGCTGGTTGGGGTACAGCGGCGTGAGCTTGTTGAACTCGGGGCGGCGCTTGGCCGAGTCGACCTCGCGGCCGTTGACGGTGTCGAGACGAACCAGCGGGTTGAACTTCTGACGCTGGTTGCCTTGCTCGCCCTCACGGGGGACCCGCACGGCGCCGGTGATGGCGTCGCCGCGGCGCAGGCCGTTCTTGCGCACCATGTTCATCGACACGTACACGTCGTTCGGGCCGGCGAGGTAGCCGGAGGTGCGGACGAACGCGTAGTTGTCGAGGACGTCGAGGATGCCGGCGACCGGCTGCAGGACGTCGTCCTCGCGGATCTCGGGCTCGCGCGAGTCCGAACCGCTCTCGCCGCGGTCGCGTCCACGACGACGCTCACGGAAGCGACGACCCCGACGACCGCGGCCACCTTCCTCGTCGTCTCCCCCACGGTTGTCCTGGCCCTGGCGCGGACCCTGGTTACCGCCGTCGCGATCGCCGGCGTCCTGGTTGCGGTCACCCTGGTTACGGTCGCCCTGGTTACGGTCGCGGCGCGAGGAGCCGTCGCCGGAGTTACGGTCCTGGCCACGCTCGCGGTGCGAGTCGCGATCCTGGACCTTGTCGCGCTGCGAGTCGCGATCCTGGCGACCGTCCTCGGACGCGTCGGCACCCTCGGTCTGCTGGTTCTGGTCGGCGTTGTCGCCACCGCGGCGTCCGCGACGGCCACGGCCGCGGCGGTTACCGTCGGATTCGTTGTCGCCACTGGGGGTCTGGCCGCCCTGCGGCTTCTCCTGCGAGCTTTCTTCACCGTGCTTCACGTCGGCCTTCTGCTCGGCCTGTTCGGCGTCGGCCTTCTGCTCGGCCGGTGCGGCGTCGGCCTTCTGCTCGGGCGCGGCGGTCTCGTCGGTGGCGGCACGGCCACGGCGACCGCGGGTGCCACGCGAGGGTGCTCCCTCGGGCTTGTCGGCAGTCTCGGGCTTCCCCGCCGTCTCGGTCTTCGCTGCCGCGTCGGTCTTCTCGGGGGCAGCGGTCTTCTCGGCTGCAGGCTGCTCGGCAGGTGCGGCGGCGCCGCCTCCTTGCTTCTCCTTGATCGCAGCGATGAGATCACCCTTGCGCATCCCGGAGGTGCCCTTGATTCCGAGCTCGGCGGCAAGAGTCCGCAACTCGGCAAGCACCATGCCCGAAAGGCCTGCTCCGCGGCGACCGCGCGTGGTCGTCCGGCTACCGGCCTCGGGAATGTCGAGAGCAGGTGTAGTGATCAGGTCCGTATCTGTCACGGAGATCCTTCCTTCCCTCGCTCGCTCATGCGCAGCAGAGGGTTCGTCCCGCAGATCAGTTCGTCCACTGAGCTGGGATTTGCCGTACGAGTTCAGGGAAAACGAACGGTCGGCACGTCCGCCACCACACCGAAACCCGGTAGGTGCGGTCTGTCCCCCTCCCGGATCCGGGAGCAGGTGAGGATCGATCCAGGCTCGACGCCCCGATGGAGCTGGAGTGATTACCCTGGAGAATCCGGCGACTGATACGCACGACGTGCGGACACCCCACAGAATAGCGACGATCTGTACGTAGAGCAAGAATCGCCGTGCCAGATGGGACGTGTGTGTTGCACCACCCGTCGACCTCCATCCGGCACCATCCGTCGGTCCCCCAGCACTGCGCGTCTACTCAGTCGACCTGGACGCCCTCGGCGATCTCGAGTTCGAGCACCGTCAGTTCGTCGGCCTCGGCGGCGGCCCGCAGTTCGTCGGGCAGCGCGGAGGTCGTGAGCGCGAGCACGGTCGGCCCGGCACCCGAGACGACGGCGGGGATGCCCGCCTCGCGCAGTGCGGCCACCCATTTGGTGGTGAGCGGGAGTGCGGGTGCCCGCTGGGCCTGGTGGAGCAGATCCTGCGTTGCCGGCATCAGCAGCTCGGGCCGCTCGGTGAGCGCGACGACCGCGAGAGCCGCTCGGCTGACGTTGAACGCCGCGTCCCGATGTGGGACGAGTTCGGGCAGCAGGCCCCGGGTGTGGGCCGTCGACGAACGGACCGACGGGACGAAGGCGTACGCCTTGATGTCCGGGTGCACACGCAGGCTCACCGCGCGGTAGGTCCGCTGTTCGGAGTCGACTTCGACCTCGGTCCACGACACCACTGCCCCACCGAGGACGCTCGCGGAGGCGTTATCGGGATGGCCCTCGAACTCGGAGGCGAGCTGCACGAGCTGCTCGTCGTCGAGGACGCGCTCGGGAGCGATCTTGCGGACGAGCCCGTTGGCCGCTGCCAGCCCTCCCACCGCCGCCGAGGCGGAGGATCCCAGGCCACGCGAGTGCGGGATGACGTTGTGGCACACGACGTCCAGTCCGTCCGCCCACACACCGGCGGCCTCGAGTCCCCGCTCGACGGCACGGA
This window of the Rhodococcus pyridinivorans genome carries:
- the rho gene encoding transcription termination factor Rho; the encoded protein is MTDTDLITTPALDIPEAGSRTTTRGRRGAGLSGMVLAELRTLAAELGIKGTSGMRKGDLIAAIKEKQGGGAAAPAEQPAAEKTAAPEKTDAAAKTETAGKPETADKPEGAPSRGTRGRRGRAATDETAAPEQKADAAPAEQKADAEQAEQKADVKHGEESSQEKPQGGQTPSGDNESDGNRRGRGRRGRRGGDNADQNQQTEGADASEDGRQDRDSQRDKVQDRDSHRERGQDRNSGDGSSRRDRNQGDRNQGDRNQDAGDRDGGNQGPRQGQDNRGGDDEEGGRGRRGRRFRERRRGRDRGESGSDSREPEIREDDVLQPVAGILDVLDNYAFVRTSGYLAGPNDVYVSMNMVRKNGLRRGDAITGAVRVPREGEQGNQRQKFNPLVRLDTVNGREVDSAKRRPEFNKLTPLYPNQRLRLETQPNILTTRVIDLVMPIGKGQRALIVSPPKAGKTTVLQDIANAIAVNNPECYLMVVLVDERPEEVTDMQRSVKGEVIASTFDRPPSDHTSVAELAIERAKRLVEMGQDVVVLLDSITRLGRAYNNSSPASGRILSGGVDSTALYPPKRFLGAARNIENGGSLTIIATAMVETGSTGDTVIFEEFKGTGNAELKLDRKIAERRVFPAVDVNPSGTRKDELLMSPDEFAVVHKLRRVLSGLDSHQAIDLLIDRLKKSKTNIEFLMNVAKTAPGALDD
- the thrB gene encoding homoserine kinase; its protein translation is MTQTLPVGLSVTARVPASSANLGPGFDCLGLALGLYDEITVTTTASGLDVKVEGEGAQEVPWGPSHLVVRAVERGLEAAGVWADGLDVVCHNVIPHSRGLGSSASAAVGGLAAANGLVRKIAPERVLDDEQLVQLASEFEGHPDNASASVLGGAVVSWTEVEVDSEQRTYRAVSLRVHPDIKAYAFVPSVRSSTAHTRGLLPELVPHRDAAFNVSRAALAVVALTERPELLMPATQDLLHQAQRAPALPLTTKWVAALREAGIPAVVSGAGPTVLALTTSALPDELRAAAEADELTVLELEIAEGVQVD